The genomic interval AAAGTCCTTGTGAATATCTTGCCACCGCAGCAAAGGAACCGGCATTTTTGCGCCTATCTGTTGAATCCAAGTAAGAGACACCCCTATCGGTCACCGCATGGCTCATGCTGGAAAACACCAATATTTGCTGGGCTTTTGTGGGCAAAACGCAAACTGAAGACGCCACATCCCCACATTCCGGGCGAGATTGGCAGAGATATTAGGCAACTAAATCGTTTTGTTCAATATTGCGAATTCCGCCGATGGATCGGGCATTTTTGCTTATTAAATAAGCAAACGGGCCATGCTGCACTGCAGCCAACTGCGCAGCCCATCTGGCAGGTGGGCAGATAACGGAAATCTGTTCCACGCTGAAGGATATGATCCGGATTTGAAACGGCGCGTCGGGACTATGGTTTTCCTGACCCTCACCGCAAGGGCATTACCGGATCTGTCGGCGGCCCAACAGTCGCAGGGCGACATGCCGCAATGCACGCAGAACGGGATAAATGATCATCGCGCGGCGCGGCGATCGCATCAGTCGCGCAAGAGGTCCGCCCCCCTCTGACAGCACTGACAGAATGTGCACCGCCTCCGCGCCATGATATTGCCTCTGGCCAAAGCGGACGACCATGCCCCTGTTCGGATCCACACCACTGTCGATCACCTGAGCAACGCGAGGATCCTGTGATCTAAGATCGATCAGATCGACCCGCCCGACCTGCCGTTGCAGGTTCAGCTTGCGCGCATAGCCGTCGCAAAAGGGACAGGCGCCGTCATAGTAGATCTCGATACTCATCGCCGCTCTTCTATCGCGGTGCGGCCCGCTGCGGAATGGCGGAATGCATCCGGTCGCGGGCCGTCAGACCAGAACATCCTCGGGGCGCGGATCCTGCCCGGACAGGATGGCCTGAAAATTCGCCACCATCCGCTGGATGCCTATGGCAAAGCCATCCGCCGACAGCGCCGCAAGATGCGGGGTCAGCACCACCCGGTCCAGCCCCAGCAGCGGATTATCCGGCCGGATCGGCTCGACCGAGAAGACATCGACCCCAGCGCCGCGCAGATGGCAATTGCGGATCGCATCGGCCAGGTCGGCCTCGACCAGAACCCCGCCGCGCGCGGCATTGATCAGGATGGCATCGGGCTTCATCAGCGACAGGCGCTGGCGGTCGATCAGGTTGCGGGTGCTGTCGCTCAATTCGCAATTCAGCGTGACCACATCAGACGCGGCCAGCAGTTCGGACAGGGGCGCGAAGCAGGCGCCGAGTTCAGCCTCTTCCGCAGCGGTCAGGGGGGTCCGCTTGGTATAAAGGATCTTGCAGGCAAACCCCCGCAACAGCCGTGCCAGCGCCTGTCCGATATGGCCCATGCCGACGATCCCCACCACTCGCCCCGACAGCGTGGCCGAACTGGGACCAAGCGCGGCCTTGGGCCAGTCGCCGCGATGAATGGCCAGATGCCCGCGCGCGATATTGCGATTGACCGCCAGGATCAGGCCCAGCGTGGTTTCGGCCACGGCCACCGAATTGGCGCCTGTGGTGCGCAGCACCCGCACGCCATGTCGCCGCGCGGCGTCCAGATCGATGCCGTCAAAGCCGACGCCCCATTTATGCACCGCCCGCAGCCCCGGCACCGCCATCATCGCCGCCGTCACCGGGGCGTCGCCCGTGATCGCCAGACGGGCACCCTGCAGCGCGGCCAGCCGGTCGGCGGGATCATTCGAGGCGGTGCTGTCAAGCTGCCAGTCAGAGGGCAGAAGAGGCCGGATCCGGTCCAGCCGCGCCTTATCTGCCTGATCCAGCATCACCAGTCTGATCATCCCACCCTCGCCTATATCTTGAACCGCACGCCGGGCCGCGCAAGCCCGCCGCCCTGCGCCATGACCACGCCATCCGCGCGCCAGCAGGCGGCCCCGCAAAGCAGGCCATCCGGGGCGAATTCGATGGCGTTCATCCCGCCGCCGATGGTCTTGACCAGCCGCACCCGATGCCCCCTTTCGCGCAAATCCGCCGCCATCGGGGCATAGGCGGGCTCCAATTCGACCTCATGGCCCTCGGTCCAGATCCGGGGCGCCTCGACCGCCTGTTGCAGGCTCATACCGTGATCGATCAGGTTGACAATCGCCTGCATGGCCGAAGGGAAGATCCGCACCGCCCCCGGCAGGCCAAGCGCAAATCGCGTCTGACCATCGCGCAGCACCATCATCGGCGCCATCGAGGTCGGCACCCGCTTGCCCGGCTGGATCGACAGCGCACGCCCCGGATGCGGATCGTAATTCAGCATATAGTTATTGGGGATGATGCCGGTGCCGGGCACCATGAAGCAGGCGCCGAACAGCCCGTTGATCGTATGCGTGGATGAGACGACATTGCCATCCGCATCCGCGATGGTCAGATGCGTGGTGTCGCGGCTTTCCCGCCCCATCCGCAGCGATGGCCCAGCACCGCCGCCCTCGCGCATCCGCGACAGGCAATCTCGCGCGTAGGATTTCGAGGTATATCGCGCCACCGGCACATCGACGAAATCCGGATCGCCCGAGGCCGCGTTACGATCCTCGAACCCGATGCGGATGACCTCTGCCAGCAGATGCAGGCTTTCAGCGCTGCCAAAGCCCATCGCGCGCAGATCGAAATTTTCCAGCATGTTCAGCATCTGGACGATATGGACGCCCGAACTGGCCGGGGGTGGCGGGCCGACGATCTGATGGCCGCGATAGCTGCCGAAGATGGCGTCGCGTTCAATCGCGCGATAGCCGGTCAGATCCTCCAGCGTGACATGGCCCGCATCTGGGCCGCCCGTCGCCAGACGCGCGACCAGCGCCCGGCCCAGATCGCCGCCATGCAGCGCCTTGGCCCCAAGGCGCGCAATCAGGCGCAGGCTTTCGGCGTAATCCGCCATCACCATCCGGCTGCCCGCCGCGACCGGCTTGCCGCCCGGCAGGAACAGCCGCGCAATTTCAGGATCGGCCAGCAGATCACGCTCATGCTCGCGGATCGCGCCGACCAGGTAATCGCTGACCGTAAAGCCGCGAGAGGCCGCGCGGATCGCGGGCTCGACCACATCGGCAAAGGGCAGGCGGCCATATCTCTGCTGCATCATGTGCCAGCCGCGCAGATTGCCCGGCACCGCCACGGCCGAGGCGCCCACACGATTGCGCCGCCCGACCGTCTCCATGTGATCGGGCGGGCGATCCGACAGCGGCGTGAACATATCCGGCCGCGCGCCCTGCCCGGCCACCGACAGCGCGTCGATCACCACATGCCGACCATCGGCCAGCCGCAGGTGGGTCATCCCGCCACCGGCAATGCCGACCATCATCGGCTCGACCACGGTCAGGGTCAGCAGCGCGGCCACAGCGGCATCGACCGCATTTCCGCCCGCTGCCAGCATCTCATTCCCCGCGGCAGAGCCCAGCGGC from Paracoccus fistulariae carries:
- the ggt gene encoding gamma-glutamyltransferase; translated protein: MSDLPFICEKRPASGSLDVVVTNAPLGSAAGNEMLAAGGNAVDAAVAALLTLTVVEPMMVGIAGGGMTHLRLADGRHVVIDALSVAGQGARPDMFTPLSDRPPDHMETVGRRNRVGASAVAVPGNLRGWHMMQQRYGRLPFADVVEPAIRAASRGFTVSDYLVGAIREHERDLLADPEIARLFLPGGKPVAAGSRMVMADYAESLRLIARLGAKALHGGDLGRALVARLATGGPDAGHVTLEDLTGYRAIERDAIFGSYRGHQIVGPPPPASSGVHIVQMLNMLENFDLRAMGFGSAESLHLLAEVIRIGFEDRNAASGDPDFVDVPVARYTSKSYARDCLSRMREGGGAGPSLRMGRESRDTTHLTIADADGNVVSSTHTINGLFGACFMVPGTGIIPNNYMLNYDPHPGRALSIQPGKRVPTSMAPMMVLRDGQTRFALGLPGAVRIFPSAMQAIVNLIDHGMSLQQAVEAPRIWTEGHEVELEPAYAPMAADLRERGHRVRLVKTIGGGMNAIEFAPDGLLCGAACWRADGVVMAQGGGLARPGVRFKI
- a CDS encoding DCC1-like thiol-disulfide oxidoreductase family protein, encoding MSIEIYYDGACPFCDGYARKLNLQRQVGRVDLIDLRSQDPRVAQVIDSGVDPNRGMVVRFGQRQYHGAEAVHILSVLSEGGGPLARLMRSPRRAMIIYPVLRALRHVALRLLGRRQIR
- a CDS encoding 2-hydroxyacid dehydrogenase, producing the protein MIRLVMLDQADKARLDRIRPLLPSDWQLDSTASNDPADRLAALQGARLAITGDAPVTAAMMAVPGLRAVHKWGVGFDGIDLDAARRHGVRVLRTTGANSVAVAETTLGLILAVNRNIARGHLAIHRGDWPKAALGPSSATLSGRVVGIVGMGHIGQALARLLRGFACKILYTKRTPLTAAEEAELGACFAPLSELLAASDVVTLNCELSDSTRNLIDRQRLSLMKPDAILINAARGGVLVEADLADAIRNCHLRGAGVDVFSVEPIRPDNPLLGLDRVVLTPHLAALSADGFAIGIQRMVANFQAILSGQDPRPEDVLV